A section of the Schistosoma haematobium chromosome ZW, whole genome shotgun sequence genome encodes:
- the DRG2_1 gene encoding Developmentally-regulated GTP-binding protein 2 (EggNog:ENOG410VBXV~COG:T~SECRETED:SignalP(1-25)), whose translation MHMYNVFLLPNTLLHYFLFLPSCNLKLNLDYLLEKLWDYLNLIQVFTKKRGQKPDLDEGIILRNGSTVEHICHSIHRSLASQCKYALVWVRIVEIPVFTLSFIEWINSHFICHKKPIY comes from the exons ATGCATATGTACAATGTATTTCTGTTACCAAATACATTACTAcattactttctttttttaccCAGTTGCAATCTAAAACTGAATTTGGATTACCTGCTAGAAAAACTTTGGGactatttaaatttaattcaagTATTCACTAAAAAACGTGGAC aAAAACCAGATCTTGATGAAGGAATTATTTTACGAAACGGTTCAACAGTTGAACACATT TGCCATTCAATTCACAGATCTTTAGCATCACAGTGTAAATATGCTCTTGTGTGGGTAAGAATAGTCGAAATTCCAGTGTTTACTTTGTCATTTATTGAGTGGATAAATTCACATTTTATTTGTCATAAAAAACCAATTTATTAG
- the DRG2_1 gene encoding Developmentally-regulated GTP-binding protein 2, variant 3 (EggNog:ENOG410VBXV~COG:T~SECRETED:SignalP(1-25)) encodes MHMYNVFLLPNTLLHYFLFLPSCNLKLNLDYLLEKLWDYLNLIQVFTKKRGQKPDLDEGIILRNGSTVEHICHSIHRSLASQCKYALVWGTSVKFSPQHVGLNHVLHHHDVVQIVKK; translated from the exons ATGCATATGTACAATGTATTTCTGTTACCAAATACATTACTAcattactttctttttttaccCAGTTGCAATCTAAAACTGAATTTGGATTACCTGCTAGAAAAACTTTGGGactatttaaatttaattcaagTATTCACTAAAAAACGTGGAC aAAAACCAGATCTTGATGAAGGAATTATTTTACGAAACGGTTCAACAGTTGAACACATT TGCCATTCAATTCACAGATCTTTAGCATCACAGTGTAAATATGCTCTTGTGTGG GGAACAAGTGTTAAATTCAGTCCACAACATGTTGGATTGAATCACGTCTTACATCATCACGATGTTGTGCAAATTgtaaagaaataa